The following coding sequences are from one Epilithonimonas vandammei window:
- a CDS encoding SusC/RagA family TonB-linked outer membrane protein, producing MRNYNVLKIAPAFLLLGSMLHAQQNDSVKKETEIEQVVLIGYGAKKKTDLTGSITAISAKDFNEGSVNSPEQLIQGKASGIQITTNSGAPGAGSTIRIRGGASLNASNDPLIVIDGVPLDNNGISGASNPLALINPNDIESFNILKDASATAIYGSRASNGVIIITTKRGKTGKLKATYTTTTSVYDKMGTVEMLSADQFRDVVNSKAANNYKLLLGKSNTNWQKEIYQTAVGFDNTLSLSGGVKGLPYRLSLGYLNQDGIIKTNNIERSTASLNLNPKFFDNHLDINFNLKGTYVENRFKDDGAVGAAVVFDPTQSVFAPGFENYGGYFEWLDSTGTPNTNGTKNPLSMLNQRYDLSYVSRVLGNIQFDYKMHFLPELRANLNLGYDYSDSNGNTTVLPTAATEYYRKGSYRRYTQEKKNKLLEFYLNYTKDISAINSLVDITAGYSYQDWQRSEPFAPTSYGNGTMNPQTGNDFFTQNTLISYFARLNYTFDKKYLLTASVRRDASSRFSEDNRVGYFPSVALAWRIDQENFIKNTNVFSTLKLRVGWGQTGQQDINNNDYPYLARYVQSNSGAQYQIGDVFYNTLRGQGYDKNIKWETTTTKNLGLDFGFLNNRINGSIEVYEKETKDLLSVVPVPAGANLTNLLLTNVGDMRNRGIEFNMGVEAIKNENFSWEFNLNATHYKSEITNLASTSVLTGGISGGTGSTIQVHAEGYQPNAFYVYQQVYNQQGKPIEGVYVDRNGDGIINSGDLYQYKSPAPELLLGFSSRFTYKNWDLGFTMRASFGNYVYNNQASQFGNLSGIKANNYLQNIHTSYLDTQFDTPQYFSDYYVENGSFLRMDNINIGYNFPSFINENSKLRVFGSVQNAFLITNYSGLDPEVFNGIDNNLYQRPRVYSIGLNFQF from the coding sequence GTGAGAAACTATAATGTATTAAAAATTGCTCCAGCTTTTCTATTGCTCGGATCAATGCTACATGCACAACAAAATGATTCGGTGAAAAAAGAAACTGAGATCGAACAGGTTGTGCTGATTGGTTATGGTGCTAAGAAAAAAACAGACCTTACTGGTTCTATTACTGCTATTTCAGCAAAGGACTTTAACGAAGGGAGTGTTAATTCGCCAGAACAACTGATACAAGGGAAAGCTTCGGGTATACAAATTACTACAAACAGTGGAGCGCCTGGTGCTGGTTCAACTATTAGAATTAGAGGAGGAGCTTCCCTTAATGCTAGTAATGATCCATTGATCGTTATTGATGGTGTGCCTTTGGATAATAATGGTATTAGTGGAGCTTCTAATCCATTGGCATTGATAAACCCCAATGATATTGAGTCGTTTAATATCTTGAAGGATGCTTCTGCTACTGCTATCTATGGGTCAAGAGCATCTAATGGAGTTATTATTATCACTACGAAAAGAGGGAAAACGGGTAAATTAAAAGCGACTTATACCACCACTACTTCTGTTTATGATAAGATGGGGACTGTGGAGATGTTATCGGCTGATCAGTTCAGGGATGTAGTCAATTCTAAGGCTGCTAATAATTACAAACTTCTTTTAGGAAAATCTAATACTAATTGGCAAAAAGAAATCTACCAAACTGCGGTTGGGTTCGATAACACACTTTCTCTATCTGGAGGAGTGAAAGGGTTGCCATATAGATTATCCTTAGGTTATCTTAATCAAGATGGTATTATTAAAACTAATAATATTGAAAGGTCAACTGCTTCATTAAATTTGAATCCTAAATTTTTTGATAATCACTTGGATATTAATTTCAATTTGAAAGGTACATATGTTGAAAACCGTTTCAAGGATGATGGAGCTGTAGGTGCTGCTGTAGTGTTTGATCCAACACAATCTGTTTTTGCACCGGGTTTTGAGAACTATGGTGGATATTTTGAATGGTTGGATTCTACTGGTACACCAAATACGAATGGAACAAAAAACCCTTTATCTATGCTTAATCAGCGCTATGATCTTTCGTATGTTAGCCGAGTTTTGGGTAATATCCAGTTTGATTATAAAATGCATTTCCTGCCTGAGTTAAGAGCAAATCTTAATTTAGGCTACGATTATTCTGATTCTAACGGGAATACTACGGTTTTACCAACAGCAGCAACAGAGTACTATAGAAAAGGCTCTTACAGAAGATATACTCAAGAGAAAAAAAACAAGTTATTAGAGTTTTATTTAAATTATACCAAAGATATATCAGCAATCAATTCATTAGTGGATATTACTGCGGGGTACTCTTATCAAGATTGGCAACGAAGCGAACCTTTTGCACCAACAAGTTATGGTAATGGAACAATGAATCCACAAACAGGAAACGACTTCTTTACCCAAAATACATTGATTTCTTACTTTGCCAGATTGAACTATACTTTTGATAAAAAGTACCTTTTAACAGCTTCGGTAAGAAGAGATGCTTCTTCAAGATTTAGTGAAGATAATAGAGTAGGATATTTCCCATCTGTGGCATTAGCATGGAGAATAGATCAGGAAAACTTTATTAAAAATACCAATGTATTCTCTACTTTAAAATTGAGAGTTGGTTGGGGACAAACTGGTCAACAGGATATTAATAACAATGATTACCCTTATTTAGCCAGATATGTACAATCTAACAGTGGTGCCCAGTATCAAATTGGAGATGTTTTTTATAATACTTTACGAGGACAGGGTTATGATAAAAATATCAAATGGGAAACTACTACTACTAAGAACTTGGGACTTGATTTTGGATTCTTAAATAATAGAATTAATGGTAGTATTGAGGTTTATGAAAAAGAAACAAAAGATTTGTTGAGTGTAGTGCCTGTCCCTGCTGGAGCTAATTTAACAAACTTGTTGTTGACCAATGTTGGAGATATGAGAAACAGAGGTATCGAATTCAATATGGGAGTTGAAGCGATCAAAAATGAAAACTTCTCATGGGAGTTTAATTTGAATGCCACTCATTATAAATCTGAAATTACCAACCTTGCATCAACTTCTGTTTTAACAGGTGGAATCTCTGGAGGTACGGGAAGTACGATCCAAGTTCATGCAGAAGGATATCAACCTAATGCTTTCTATGTTTATCAACAGGTTTATAATCAGCAAGGTAAACCGATTGAAGGTGTCTATGTGGACCGTAACGGGGATGGGATTATTAATAGTGGGGATCTGTATCAATATAAATCTCCTGCACCAGAACTATTACTGGGTTTTTCATCTAGATTTACATATAAAAACTGGGATTTAGGATTTACAATGAGAGCGAGTTTTGGTAATTATGTTTATAATAACCAAGCTTCCCAATTTGGTAACCTATCAGGAATAAAAGCAAACAACTACTTACAGAACATACATACGAGTTATCTGGATACTCAGTTTGATACTCCTCAATATTTCAGTGACTATTATGTCGAAAATGGGTCATTCTTAAGAATGGATAATATCAATATAGGATATAATTTTCCAAGCTTTATTAATGAAAATTCTAAATTAAGAGTTTTTGGTTCTGTTCAAAACGCATTC
- the metG gene encoding methionine--tRNA ligase — MSNKKMITAALPYANGPVHIGHLAGVYIPADVYARFQRRSGKDVAFICGSDEHGIPITIRAKKEGVTPQDIVDKYHEIIKKSFSDLGISFDEYSRTTSANHRETSQDFFKVLYEKGKFTEEMSEQYFDEQAGEFLADRYIVGTCPNCGNENAYGDQCEKCGSTLSPSELINPKSMLSGNVPILKETKNWYLPLNEYEDFLNEWIIEGHKDDWKTNVYGQVKSWLNDGLKPRAMTRDLNWGVPVPLPNAEGKVLYVWFDAPIGYISFTKEWAAKNGKDWKDYWQNENSDLIHFIGKDNIVFHCIIFPSMMKAHGDYVMPKNVPAFEFLNLENEKISTSRNWAVWAHEYVEDFPGQQDVLRYALLSSAPETKDNNFTWKDFQTKNNSELVGIFGNFINRVAVLIHKYYNGIVPEGNNNAEELNEIKKAAKEIGTFLDNFEFRNALSALMNLARFGNQYLQTEEPWKTIKDNPEKAAHSLFVGAQIAVALAQLCEPFMPFSSEKLLKMFNVQKSNWNDVENKSVLIETGHKINEASLLFSKIEDDVIEAQIQKLEDTKQNNKKTNPNANPMKDEIQFDDFSKIDLRTATILEAEKVEKADKLLKFKVDTGVDIRTVVSGVAESFSPEELIGKQVMILLNLAPRKIRGIESQGMFLLTTKPDGKLSFVTPDETVENGIEIG, encoded by the coding sequence ATGTCAAACAAAAAAATGATTACCGCCGCTTTGCCTTATGCAAATGGACCGGTTCATATAGGACATTTGGCGGGTGTTTATATTCCTGCGGATGTTTATGCTAGATTTCAAAGAAGATCAGGAAAAGATGTGGCGTTTATCTGCGGAAGCGATGAGCACGGGATTCCTATTACGATAAGAGCTAAAAAAGAAGGCGTTACTCCGCAAGATATTGTTGATAAATACCACGAAATCATCAAAAAATCATTCTCAGATTTGGGGATTTCTTTTGATGAGTATTCTAGAACAACATCAGCGAATCACCGTGAAACAAGTCAGGATTTCTTCAAAGTTCTTTATGAAAAAGGGAAATTCACGGAAGAAATGTCTGAGCAGTATTTTGATGAGCAAGCAGGAGAATTCCTTGCGGACAGATATATAGTTGGAACTTGCCCAAATTGTGGCAACGAAAATGCTTACGGTGACCAGTGTGAAAAATGTGGTTCTACCCTTTCCCCATCAGAATTGATTAATCCAAAATCAATGTTGAGCGGAAATGTTCCGATTTTAAAAGAAACAAAAAACTGGTATTTACCATTAAATGAATATGAAGATTTCTTAAACGAATGGATTATCGAAGGTCATAAAGACGACTGGAAAACCAACGTTTACGGACAAGTAAAATCTTGGTTGAATGATGGTTTGAAGCCTCGTGCAATGACAAGAGATTTGAATTGGGGCGTTCCAGTTCCACTTCCGAATGCTGAAGGAAAAGTACTTTATGTTTGGTTTGATGCGCCGATTGGTTATATTTCTTTCACGAAAGAATGGGCAGCAAAGAACGGAAAAGACTGGAAAGATTATTGGCAAAACGAAAATTCTGATTTGATTCATTTCATTGGAAAGGATAATATCGTTTTCCACTGTATTATTTTCCCAAGTATGATGAAGGCTCACGGCGATTATGTGATGCCGAAAAATGTTCCTGCTTTCGAATTCCTTAATCTTGAAAATGAAAAAATCTCCACTTCAAGAAACTGGGCAGTTTGGGCGCACGAATATGTGGAAGATTTCCCGGGTCAGCAGGATGTTTTGAGATACGCATTGCTTTCATCTGCTCCGGAAACTAAGGATAATAACTTTACGTGGAAAGATTTTCAGACCAAAAACAATTCTGAATTGGTTGGGATTTTCGGAAATTTCATCAACAGAGTGGCAGTTTTGATTCACAAATATTACAACGGAATTGTCCCTGAAGGAAATAACAATGCTGAGGAATTGAACGAAATCAAAAAAGCGGCAAAAGAAATCGGAACTTTCCTAGATAATTTTGAATTCAGAAATGCGTTGTCAGCGTTGATGAATTTGGCAAGATTCGGGAATCAATATCTACAGACAGAAGAACCTTGGAAAACAATTAAAGATAATCCTGAAAAAGCAGCACATTCTTTATTTGTAGGCGCTCAGATTGCAGTTGCTTTGGCTCAGTTGTGTGAACCGTTTATGCCTTTCAGTTCTGAGAAATTATTGAAAATGTTCAACGTTCAAAAATCGAATTGGAATGATGTTGAAAATAAATCTGTTTTAATTGAAACAGGTCATAAAATCAATGAAGCTTCTCTTCTATTCTCAAAAATCGAAGACGATGTTATCGAAGCTCAAATCCAGAAATTAGAAGACACCAAACAAAACAATAAAAAAACCAATCCTAACGCCAATCCTATGAAAGACGAAATTCAATTCGATGATTTTTCTAAAATCGACCTTAGAACTGCTACCATTCTTGAAGCTGAAAAAGTAGAGAAAGCAGACAAATTATTGAAGTTCAAAGTGGATACTGGTGTTGATATTAGAACGGTTGTTTCCGGTGTTGCAGAAAGCTTTTCTCCGGAAGAATTGATTGGAAAGCAAGTAATGATTTTATTAAATCTTGCGCCAAGAAAAATCCGCGGAATCGAGTCTCAAGGAATGTTTTTATTGACAACAAAACCAGACGGAAAATTATCTTTCGTAACACCTGATGAAACCGTTGAGAATGGGATTGAGATTGGGTAA
- a CDS encoding class I SAM-dependent methyltransferase — translation MKDLMGRAIWDYYHNDNPEDLQTETSISELDELPVDYLFRDFDEMNKIEQKALKLAIGKVLDIGAGAGSHSLYLQNEKKLEVTALDISPKSIEVCKLRGIKNAFAENMLHFSEGNFDTILLLMNGTGIFQSLNVIDVYLKKLHSLLSSKGQILIDSTDILYMFDEDEDGGFYIPADGYYGELDYIVHYKGESEEPIKWLYLDFNTLKNAAENNGFKIEKVLQEEDSYLAKLTKK, via the coding sequence ATGAAAGACCTAATGGGACGCGCAATCTGGGATTATTATCACAACGATAATCCTGAAGATTTACAAACCGAAACTTCAATTTCTGAACTGGATGAACTTCCTGTGGATTATCTTTTCCGAGATTTTGATGAGATGAATAAAATCGAACAAAAAGCTTTGAAACTGGCCATCGGAAAAGTTTTGGATATTGGAGCAGGAGCGGGTTCGCATTCTCTTTATCTTCAGAATGAAAAAAAACTTGAAGTTACGGCATTGGATATTTCGCCAAAATCGATTGAAGTTTGTAAACTTAGAGGAATCAAGAATGCGTTCGCTGAAAATATGCTGCATTTTTCAGAAGGTAATTTCGATACGATTCTTTTATTGATGAACGGAACAGGAATTTTTCAAAGTTTGAATGTCATTGATGTTTATCTTAAAAAACTTCATTCTTTATTGAGTTCTAAAGGCCAAATTTTGATTGACAGTACGGATATTCTCTATATGTTTGACGAAGATGAGGACGGTGGCTTTTATATCCCAGCAGATGGTTATTATGGCGAGCTGGATTATATTGTTCATTACAAAGGCGAGTCGGAAGAGCCGATAAAATGGCTGTATCTAGATTTCAATACGTTGAAAAATGCTGCAGAAAATAATGGTTTTAAAATTGAAAAAGTTCTGCAGGAAGAAGATTCTTATCTGGCGAAACTGACTAAGAAATAA
- a CDS encoding vWA domain-containing protein produces MTDKNKNFQTGFTFSKHIPEEVSHFDRVFGIFKDLLIHTSGDLDEAFDWLDMLDKEYDIFNEKYGLDDFIEDLKKRGYIKEEIKPEDGNTGSGEGRNILTAKLEATLRDYALDQIFGKLRKSGVGNHRTNKSGVGDEKDGETRNFQFGDDLALVNLTESIKNAQINNGISDLRLTENDLIVEETKHKAQMSTVLMIDISHSMILYGEDRITPAKKVAMALVELIKRKYPKDSIDIIVFGNDAWPIQIKDLPYLQVGPYHTNTVAGLELAMDILRRKRNTNKQIFMITDGKPSCLKLPTGEYYMNSVGLDEKIVSECLNRAAQARKLKIPITTFMIAQDPYLRQFVKAFTAQNKGKAFLTGLSGLGQMIFEDYEKNRIKRI; encoded by the coding sequence ATGACAGATAAAAATAAAAACTTCCAGACGGGATTTACTTTCAGTAAGCATATTCCGGAAGAGGTTTCGCATTTTGACAGGGTATTTGGCATTTTCAAAGACTTGCTCATCCACACTTCGGGAGATTTGGACGAGGCTTTTGATTGGTTGGATATGCTGGATAAAGAGTACGATATTTTCAATGAAAAATATGGTTTGGACGACTTTATCGAAGACCTTAAAAAACGAGGTTACATCAAGGAAGAAATCAAACCTGAAGATGGTAATACAGGTTCTGGAGAAGGCAGAAATATCCTGACAGCCAAATTGGAAGCCACTTTGCGAGATTATGCATTGGACCAAATCTTTGGAAAGTTGAGAAAAAGCGGTGTTGGAAATCACAGAACCAACAAAAGCGGTGTCGGCGACGAAAAAGATGGCGAAACCCGAAATTTCCAATTTGGCGATGACCTCGCATTGGTCAATCTAACGGAAAGCATTAAGAATGCACAAATCAACAACGGAATTTCGGATTTGAGGTTAACGGAAAACGACCTCATCGTAGAAGAAACCAAACATAAAGCGCAGATGAGCACGGTTTTGATGATTGACATCAGCCACTCGATGATTTTGTATGGCGAAGACCGAATCACGCCTGCCAAAAAAGTAGCGATGGCTTTGGTGGAACTCATCAAAAGAAAATATCCGAAAGATTCCATTGATATTATTGTTTTTGGGAACGATGCGTGGCCAATTCAGATTAAAGATTTGCCTTATCTACAAGTCGGACCTTATCATACTAATACGGTTGCAGGATTAGAATTAGCAATGGATATTCTCCGAAGAAAAAGAAACACCAACAAACAAATCTTTATGATTACGGACGGAAAACCAAGTTGTCTGAAACTCCCAACCGGCGAATATTATATGAACAGCGTGGGTCTGGATGAAAAAATCGTCTCCGAATGTCTCAACAGAGCGGCACAAGCCAGAAAACTGAAAATCCCAATCACCACTTTTATGATTGCGCAAGATCCATATTTGAGACAATTTGTGAAAGCTTTCACCGCTCAAAACAAAGGAAAAGCTTTCTTAACAGGACTTTCAGGTTTGGGACAAATGATATTTGAAGATTACGAAAAAAATAGAATTAAAAGGATTTAA
- a CDS encoding sigma 54-interacting transcriptional regulator produces the protein MKNDTTFKELKKSGYTDKTINQEIQANLIAKIKAKEPVFEGLWGYEDTVIPQLKKAILAGHHINLLGLRGQAKTRIARSMVNLLDEYMPIVKGSEINDSPFQPISKFARDLIAELGDETPISWVHRSERFFEKLATPDVNVADLIGDIDPIKAATLKLPYSDERVLHYGMIPRANRSIFVLNELPDLQARIQVSLFNILQEGDVQIRGFQLRMPLDIQFIFTANPEDYTNRGSIVTPLKDRIGSQIFTHYPKTIALARQITEQEALISEDDKSKIQVPDLARNLLEEVAFAARESEYVDAKSGVSARLTISAMENLIAAAKLRLLESDSDKTQVRLLDFMSIIPSITGKIELVYEGEQEGADFVAKILIDHAVMTQFESLFPRVPKLEKEGLKTPYTDIIQWFNNNHLELNYSDTDKEFYNKLDSVKPLTTLIEENVPELDDNDKNFCKELVLWALTISKKLDKSENASAFSFESAGIGQFFRK, from the coding sequence ATGAAAAACGATACAACATTCAAAGAATTAAAAAAATCTGGATACACAGATAAAACAATTAATCAGGAAATCCAAGCGAACCTGATTGCAAAAATCAAAGCTAAAGAACCAGTTTTCGAAGGACTTTGGGGTTACGAAGACACCGTGATTCCACAATTGAAAAAAGCAATTTTGGCAGGGCATCACATCAATCTTTTAGGATTACGCGGACAGGCAAAAACCAGAATTGCCAGAAGTATGGTTAATCTTTTGGACGAATATATGCCGATTGTGAAAGGTTCGGAAATCAACGACAGTCCGTTTCAGCCGATATCGAAATTTGCTAGAGATTTGATTGCTGAGTTAGGAGATGAAACACCAATTTCTTGGGTTCATCGTTCGGAGAGATTCTTTGAAAAACTGGCAACTCCAGACGTTAATGTGGCAGATTTGATTGGAGATATTGACCCAATCAAAGCAGCAACGTTGAAGCTGCCTTATTCTGACGAGCGCGTTTTACATTACGGGATGATTCCGAGGGCAAACCGTTCTATTTTTGTTTTGAATGAATTGCCAGATTTACAGGCGAGAATTCAGGTTTCTTTGTTTAATATTTTGCAGGAAGGCGATGTCCAGATCCGAGGTTTCCAGTTGAGAATGCCTTTGGATATTCAGTTTATATTTACTGCGAATCCTGAAGACTATACGAACAGAGGAAGTATCGTAACGCCTTTGAAAGACAGAATCGGTTCTCAGATTTTTACACATTATCCAAAAACCATAGCATTAGCAAGACAAATTACCGAACAGGAAGCATTGATTTCTGAAGATGATAAATCGAAAATCCAAGTTCCGGACTTGGCACGAAATCTTTTGGAAGAAGTCGCTTTTGCCGCCAGAGAAAGTGAATATGTAGATGCGAAAAGTGGTGTGAGTGCGAGGTTAACTATTAGCGCGATGGAAAACCTAATTGCAGCTGCTAAATTGAGACTATTGGAATCTGATTCGGATAAGACGCAAGTTCGTTTGTTGGATTTTATGTCAATTATTCCATCCATTACTGGTAAGATTGAATTGGTATATGAAGGCGAACAGGAAGGCGCAGATTTCGTAGCCAAAATATTAATTGATCACGCTGTGATGACACAATTCGAAAGCCTTTTCCCAAGAGTTCCAAAACTGGAAAAAGAAGGTTTGAAAACACCTTACACCGATATCATCCAATGGTTCAACAACAATCATCTGGAACTCAATTATTCTGATACGGATAAAGAATTCTACAACAAATTGGACAGCGTAAAGCCTCTTACCACTTTGATTGAAGAAAATGTTCCTGAATTGGATGACAACGATAAAAACTTCTGCAAAGAATTGGTTCTTTGGGCTTTGACCATCAGCAAGAAATTGGATAAGTCTGAAAATGCTTCTGCTTTTAGTTTCGAGTCAGCTGGGATTGGTCAGTTTTTTAGAAAATAA
- a CDS encoding efflux transporter outer membrane subunit — MKIKIINLVLLAGIAGFFYSCKVTDTYQDPQIEKSRQDNLFRQKTSNDSISTANVAWNQIFTDVKLQNIINKTIQNNLDLKVAVARIQEASAVFKQSQLQNLPSLDGVASITETKNSGAAQGGNFVMPDLLVYRLGISTGWEIDVWGRIKALKKTAYAGFLQTDAAKRAVQTQLVAQAANLYYQLISLDKQLEITKQTVELRKKDVETVEALMDAAYLTGADVEQSKANLYSAQLTIPDLELQIQQTENSLNVLMNDNPQSIDRNSIDSQVVYTDLKTGIPASLLKNRPDVQAAELSFRQAFENKNIAMVQVYPALNITGTLGLSSRTLQDFFTNSLFYTAGGTLTQNIFQMGNRKAQVKIMEARKMQAYYTFEKTLLTAGSEVSNSILSYQKAKEKETTRQLQIQSLEKSLEFNKELLTYSSKTNYVNVLTSEQSLLAAKLAGVNDKLQQLQAVTEFYRALGGGQF; from the coding sequence ATGAAAATTAAAATCATAAATTTAGTTCTGTTGGCTGGTATCGCGGGTTTCTTTTACTCTTGTAAAGTAACGGATACCTATCAGGATCCGCAGATAGAAAAAAGCAGGCAGGATAATCTTTTTCGACAGAAAACCAGTAATGACAGTATTTCTACAGCTAATGTTGCCTGGAATCAGATTTTCACAGATGTCAAACTTCAAAATATCATCAATAAAACCATTCAGAATAATCTGGATTTGAAAGTTGCAGTTGCGAGAATTCAAGAAGCTAGTGCCGTTTTCAAACAATCTCAATTGCAGAATCTACCAAGTCTGGACGGAGTTGCTTCTATCACTGAGACCAAAAATAGTGGTGCCGCACAAGGTGGAAACTTTGTAATGCCTGATTTGTTGGTTTACAGATTAGGAATTTCGACGGGTTGGGAAATTGATGTTTGGGGAAGAATTAAAGCGCTTAAAAAAACAGCTTACGCAGGTTTCTTGCAGACCGATGCGGCTAAACGTGCCGTTCAGACACAATTGGTTGCGCAGGCAGCAAATCTCTATTATCAGCTGATTTCTTTGGACAAGCAATTGGAAATCACAAAACAAACCGTAGAGCTTCGTAAAAAAGATGTGGAAACGGTAGAAGCTTTGATGGACGCTGCTTATCTTACAGGAGCAGATGTGGAGCAAAGCAAAGCAAATCTTTATTCTGCACAGCTAACCATTCCGGATCTTGAACTGCAAATTCAACAAACTGAGAATTCATTAAATGTTTTAATGAATGATAATCCGCAATCTATCGATAGAAATTCTATCGATTCGCAGGTGGTTTACACGGATCTGAAAACAGGAATTCCGGCATCATTGCTGAAAAATCGTCCGGATGTTCAAGCCGCTGAATTATCCTTCCGTCAGGCATTTGAAAATAAAAATATAGCAATGGTCCAAGTTTATCCTGCACTTAATATTACGGGAACTTTAGGACTGTCTTCCAGAACTTTGCAAGACTTTTTCACCAATTCCCTGTTTTATACAGCAGGCGGAACACTGACGCAGAATATTTTCCAGATGGGGAACAGAAAAGCGCAGGTGAAAATAATGGAAGCCAGAAAAATGCAGGCGTATTACACCTTTGAAAAAACATTGTTAACTGCTGGTTCCGAGGTTTCCAACTCTATATTGTCTTATCAAAAAGCCAAGGAAAAGGAAACAACGAGACAACTGCAAATCCAATCTCTGGAAAAGTCACTTGAGTTTAATAAAGAATTGCTGACTTACTCTTCAAAAACCAATTATGTCAATGTTCTGACTTCTGAACAATCATTGCTAGCAGCTAAATTAGCTGGAGTCAATGATAAGCTTCAACAGTTGCAAGCTGTTACAGAGTTTTACAGAGCTCTAGGTGGAGGGCAATTTTAA